Part of the uncultured Anaeromusa sp. genome is shown below.
GCATAATGTTTACATCTTCGTCGCTTAAGGCCTTGGCTCCTCCTAAAAGATTGGCATAAAGATAAATTTGCGCCGCTTTTTCTACTAATTCTGCTGCTGTCATGGCTTCCGCCAAAGTAGTACCGCAGCATACTGCTCCATGATTGGCCAATAATACGGCCTGTTTGGAGCCAAGAGTGGCGGCAGCTTGCGCCGCCAGTTCTTGGGTTCCAGGCAGAGCATACGGCGCTAAAGGAATTTCGCCGCCCGCTAATTGAACTATGTCTTCAATCACCGGAGGAATGGGCTTATGGGCTACGGCGCAAGCACTAGCGTGAACACTGTGCGTGTGAACAATAGCCATAATATCCGGCCGTGCTTGATAGATCGCCAAATGAAGAGGCATTTCCGAAGAAGCGGTACGGCCAGATGCCTGAAAAATAACCTGGCCGTTTAGATCGACGATAACAACATCTTCGCTTTTTAAGGAGCCATACTCGCGGCCGGAAGGAGTAATCGCTACTTGATCTTCAGCTACGCGCAGGCTGAGGTTGCCCCAGGTCCCTGCAACTAAGCCTTTAGCCAAAAGACTTTGCCCGGCCAGCACAAGCTGTTGGCAAGAAACTTCAAGCATTGTAGCGCCCTCCTTGATTTAAGCCTGTTTCAAATAGGATTCCTGTTCCGCTGAAAGGGCGTCAATGCCAAAGCCCATGGCTTTCAGCTTATAGCTGGCAATTTCCTTGTTTAGATCATCGGAAACGGTGTGAACGGAGTTATCCATCTCTTGATGGTGGTTCAAAATATGCAGAACTGCCATGGCCTGCACCGCAAAAGACAAATCCATGATTTCTGCCGGATGGCCGTCACCGGAGGCCAGGTTTACCAGACGTCCTTCCGCCAACAGATAGATGCGGCGGCCGTCTGCCATTAAGTATTCTTCAATATTGTGGCGAGCGGTCCGCTTTTGCACGGCTAAAGCATCTAGATCGCCTTTGTTGATTTCCACATCGAAATGGCCGGCATTAGAAAGAATCGCGCCAGTTTTCATGACTTCGATATGCTCTTTGCGGATAACATCCTTGCAGCCGGTGACGGTTACAAAAATATCTCCTTGCTTGGCGGCTTCCTCCATAGGCATAACCTGGAAACCGTCAAATACGGCTTCAATGGCTTTAATGGGATCAATTTCGGTAACGATGACATTGGCGCCTAGGCCCTTGGCGCGCATGGAAACGCCTTTGCCGCACCAGCCGTAGCCGGCGACAACAACGGTCTTGCCAGTCACGGTGAGGTTGGTAGTACGCATGATGCCGTCCCAAGTCGATTGGCCGGTACCGTAACGATTATCAAAGAGGTATTTGCAATAAGCATCATTAGCTGCAACCATTGGGAATTTCAGTCTTCCCTCTTCCGCCAGGGCGCGCAGACGATGTACGCCGGTAGTGGTCTCTTCGGCACCGCCAAGGATATTAGCGGCCAAGTCGCTGCGTTCGCCGTGCAGCAAGGAAACCAGATCGCCGCCGTCGTCAACGATGATGTCCGGTTTGGTATCCAAAGCGCGATGCAGGAAGGTTTCGTATTCTTTATCGGTGCAGCCATGCCAAGCGAAAACAGAAACGCCTTGCTCGCTCAGCGCCGCCGCCACGTCATCTTGCGTAGAAAGCGGGTTGCTGCCGGTAATGGCTACTTCAGCGCCGGCATTTTTAAGAACCAAAGCCAAGTAAGCGGTTTTCGCTTCCAAATGCATGGTGATAACGATTCGCTTGCCTTTGAGCGGCTGTTCTTTACTCAAATCTTTATCCAAAAGGCTGAGTACAGGCATGAAGTTTTTTACCCAATTGATTTTGTCGTGGCCGCCGGGGGCCAGTTTGCTGTCGCGAATCATGGAAGTAGTCATAGTGTCATTCTCCTTTTTATTTGTACTTATTGTTGCGCAGGCTGCGCCGCTTGTTGGCGCATGGCGGCAATGGCTTGGTCATAAGGCGCCCGCAGAACGCCGTACTCGGTAATAATGGCAGATACATATTCGTGAGGCGTTACATCAAATGCCGGATTGAAGACCGCAATGCCTTGTGGAGCGGTGGCTTTACCCGCAAAATGCGTAACTTCGCTTTCGTGCCGTTCTTCAATGGGAATACCCTCTCCGGTAGCCAGGGAAACATCAAAAGTAGAAAACGGCGCGGCTACGTAAAAAGGCAAACCATGTTCTTTCGCCAAAACCGCTACGCTATAGGTGCCGATTTTATTGGCCACATCGCCATTAGCGGCAATGCGGTCAGCTCCGACAATAACCGCTTTGACACGGCCTAATTTCATAACATAGCCAGCCATATTATCCGTAATCAGCGTAACAGGAATAGAATCCTTGGAAAGCTCCCAAGCCGTTAAGCGGGCGCCTTGCAATAGCGGTCTGGTCTCGTCAGCGTAGACTCCGCTGATGCCTCCTTGTCGGTAGGCTTCACGAATAACGCCTAAGGCGGTTCCCTGTTCGACCGTGGCCAGCGAACCAGCGTTGCAGTGCGTCAGAACCGTTATGGGATTGGATGCATCAAATAAAGCAGCCCCAAACCGGGATATACGCTGGTTAATCAGCACATCTTCGAGGGCAATAGCATTTGCTTCTTCTTCCAAAGCCGCAACAATTACGGCAGGCGGCTGGTGCTCATGGGCTTGGGCTGCTTGCAGCATGCGCTTAATGGCCCAGGATAAATTAACAGCCGTAGGCCTTGTGGCGTTAAGATCTTTGGCAATGCGCTGTAATTGCGCAGAAAAGTCGTCGGCATGCTCAACGCTTTTAGCTCCCAGTACTAGACCGTAGGCGGCTGCAGCGCCAATCGCCGGGGCGCCTCGTACTTCCAATTTACAGATGGAGTCAGCTACAGCCTGGTAATCTTCACAGCAACGCTGGCATTCTTCTAGCGGCAGCGCTGTTTGATCCAAAAGCCAAAGGCAGCCGTCTTTCCATTCCATGGTTTTCATGAAAGCCGTTCCCCTTTTACTCAAATTTCGTCATGTCAAAGCCGCCGTACTCTTGCAGCGCGTGGCGGCAGGAGCAGTCCGCTTCCGCCTTAATGCGAGTCA
Proteins encoded:
- a CDS encoding class II aldolase/adducin family protein; this translates as MLEVSCQQLVLAGQSLLAKGLVAGTWGNLSLRVAEDQVAITPSGREYGSLKSEDVVIVDLNGQVIFQASGRTASSEMPLHLAIYQARPDIMAIVHTHSVHASACAVAHKPIPPVIEDIVQLAGGEIPLAPYALPGTQELAAQAAATLGSKQAVLLANHGAVCCGTTLAEAMTAAELVEKAAQIYLYANLLGGAKALSDEDVNIMHEFYVSHYRKRRGDTGND
- the mtnA gene encoding S-methyl-5-thioribose-1-phosphate isomerase; this encodes MKTMEWKDGCLWLLDQTALPLEECQRCCEDYQAVADSICKLEVRGAPAIGAAAAYGLVLGAKSVEHADDFSAQLQRIAKDLNATRPTAVNLSWAIKRMLQAAQAHEHQPPAVIVAALEEEANAIALEDVLINQRISRFGAALFDASNPITVLTHCNAGSLATVEQGTALGVIREAYRQGGISGVYADETRPLLQGARLTAWELSKDSIPVTLITDNMAGYVMKLGRVKAVIVGADRIAANGDVANKIGTYSVAVLAKEHGLPFYVAAPFSTFDVSLATGEGIPIEERHESEVTHFAGKATAPQGIAVFNPAFDVTPHEYVSAIITEYGVLRAPYDQAIAAMRQQAAQPAQQ
- a CDS encoding adenosylhomocysteinase, whose translation is MTTSMIRDSKLAPGGHDKINWVKNFMPVLSLLDKDLSKEQPLKGKRIVITMHLEAKTAYLALVLKNAGAEVAITGSNPLSTQDDVAAALSEQGVSVFAWHGCTDKEYETFLHRALDTKPDIIVDDGGDLVSLLHGERSDLAANILGGAEETTTGVHRLRALAEEGRLKFPMVAANDAYCKYLFDNRYGTGQSTWDGIMRTTNLTVTGKTVVVAGYGWCGKGVSMRAKGLGANVIVTEIDPIKAIEAVFDGFQVMPMEEAAKQGDIFVTVTGCKDVIRKEHIEVMKTGAILSNAGHFDVEINKGDLDALAVQKRTARHNIEEYLMADGRRIYLLAEGRLVNLASGDGHPAEIMDLSFAVQAMAVLHILNHHQEMDNSVHTVSDDLNKEIASYKLKAMGFGIDALSAEQESYLKQA